Proteins found in one Acidimicrobiales bacterium genomic segment:
- a CDS encoding S8 family serine peptidase yields MRATRGISWGGNRSGGRLLAALLLVVAVLPVMPVVGATAGPLVDVIVRGAPGRGAAAEAAVGRVGGTVRARLGVVDGVAASVPASAVGRLAGAPGVVGVTPDAALQLAGDSWSGWSAKDDAGSLYNLTDAIGARSVWSRKDAAGRRLTGAGVGVALIDSGVVPVEGLTTPGRVVNGPDLSFESQAENLRYLDTFGHGTHLAGIIAGRDTGVDMTRTPKDDRFVGVAPDATLVSLKVATADGATDVSQVIAAIDWVVQHRYDDNLNIRVINLAFGTDSVQSYVLDPLAYAAEVAWRRGIVVVVSAGNDGPLAPVTDPASDPFLLTVGAADHRGTTSTSDDTVADFSSGGTDARRPDLLAPGRSVASLRNPGSLIDQAFPGGLVGDGAGRFFRGSGTSQAAAVVAGAAALLLQQRPWLTPDQVKKLLVATTDRVNGTSLGLIDVDAAASAATPSLSAARQAFPYGTGLGSLEAARGSNHVADPDDGTELTGEVDIFGQAWDPAAWASAAFDGRSWSGGDWMGRSWSGSTWSSDSWTGRSWSGRSWSGENWAGRSWSGRSWSDNEWLGRSWSGRSWSGRSWSGRSWSGRSWSTASWGT; encoded by the coding sequence ATGCGGGCGACGCGAGGAATCAGCTGGGGTGGCAACCGGAGTGGCGGCCGGCTGCTGGCTGCGCTCCTGCTGGTCGTGGCGGTGCTGCCGGTCATGCCGGTCGTCGGCGCGACGGCGGGGCCGCTGGTCGACGTCATCGTCCGGGGCGCGCCCGGGCGGGGCGCCGCCGCCGAAGCGGCGGTCGGGCGGGTGGGCGGCACCGTGCGGGCCCGCCTCGGCGTGGTCGACGGGGTCGCGGCGAGCGTGCCGGCGAGCGCCGTCGGCCGGCTGGCCGGCGCGCCGGGCGTGGTCGGGGTCACCCCTGACGCGGCCCTGCAGCTGGCCGGCGACTCGTGGTCGGGCTGGAGCGCCAAGGACGACGCCGGCTCGCTCTACAACCTGACCGACGCCATCGGTGCCCGCTCGGTGTGGTCCCGCAAGGACGCAGCCGGGCGGCGGCTCACCGGCGCCGGGGTCGGCGTGGCGCTGATCGACTCGGGCGTCGTGCCCGTCGAGGGCCTCACCACCCCCGGCCGGGTGGTGAACGGCCCCGACCTGTCCTTCGAGTCCCAGGCCGAGAACCTCCGCTACCTCGACACCTTCGGCCACGGCACCCACCTCGCCGGGATCATCGCCGGGCGGGACACGGGCGTCGACATGACGAGGACGCCGAAGGACGACCGCTTCGTCGGCGTCGCCCCCGACGCCACGCTCGTGAGCCTCAAGGTGGCGACGGCCGACGGCGCCACCGACGTCTCCCAGGTCATCGCGGCCATCGACTGGGTCGTCCAGCACCGCTACGACGACAACCTGAACATCCGCGTGATCAACCTGGCCTTCGGGACGGACTCCGTGCAGTCCTACGTGCTCGACCCGCTCGCCTACGCCGCCGAGGTCGCCTGGCGGCGCGGCATCGTGGTCGTCGTGTCGGCCGGCAACGACGGCCCCCTGGCCCCGGTCACCGACCCCGCCAGCGACCCGTTCCTGCTCACCGTCGGGGCTGCCGACCACCGGGGCACGACCTCGACCTCCGACGACACCGTCGCCGACTTCTCGAGCGGCGGCACCGACGCCCGCCGGCCCGACCTGCTCGCCCCGGGCCGATCGGTGGCGAGCCTCCGCAACCCCGGCTCCCTGATCGACCAGGCGTTCCCCGGCGGCCTCGTCGGCGACGGCGCCGGCCGGTTCTTCCGGGGGAGCGGCACCTCGCAGGCCGCCGCCGTCGTGGCCGGAGCCGCCGCCCTGCTCCTCCAGCAGCGGCCGTGGCTTACCCCCGACCAGGTCAAGAAGCTGCTGGTGGCGACGACGGACCGGGTCAACGGCACGTCGCTCGGCCTCATCGACGTGGACGCCGCCGCCAGCGCGGCCACCCCGTCGCTGAGCGCCGCCCGGCAGGCGTTCCCCTACGGCACCGGGCTGGGCTCGCTCGAGGCCGCCCGCGGCTCGAACCACGTGGCCGACCCCGACGACGGGACCGAGCTCACCGGCGAGGTCGACATCTTCGGCCAGGCCTGGGACCCGGCGGCGTGGGCCAGCGCGGCGTTCGACGGCCGCAGCTGGTCGGGCGGCGACTGGATGGGCCGCTCGTGGTCGGGCTCGACGTGGTCGAGCGACTCGTGGACGGGCCGCAGCTGGTCGGGCCGGTCCTGGAGCGGCGAGAACTGGGCCGGCCGCTCGTGGAGCGGCCGCAGCTGGAGCGACAACGAGTGGCTCGGGCGTTCGTGGTCGGGCCGGTCCTGGAGCGGGCGCTCCTGGTCGGGCCGGTCCTGGAGCGGCAGGAGCTGGTCGACCGCTTCCTGGGGCACGTAG
- a CDS encoding GGDEF domain-containing protein, translated as MTDAPAPAGPAGGRPWLSGPGQVWLLTLLLAAAAVALLTGLKGGPVWEGLWLPWWALLVMFVGAEVFVVHLPFRRDSQSVSLSEVPLVLGLMSVAPVTLVLVRVLGAFLALVVHRRQVGLKLAFNISHFAFEACLATIIFRSLIGGGDLSSSRTWIAAFAATLVTDLSSAVVVTAAISLYEQQFDGGRTWPVLVVGGVAAATNTSIALLGIIVLRYDPRGMLLLAVVAATVFCAYRAYTSLSQSYNRLEQLYGFTRAVGSSIQADAVVEAMLAEARGLLRAELAQVVLFPTHDEPGISIVLGTDGTAVVADRPPAGTEPGTGAWWEQVVAGEGVCLRRPVRGSVRRQLGEAGLKDAMAAPLRGEVGVIGVMLVANRLGDVETFSVDDLKLLETLANHASVSLENGRLVDRLRHEAIEKEHQALHDWLTGLPNRRLFHLRVDEALSAVDRGVVAVMLMDLDRFKDINDTLGHHIGDVLLEEVAVRLQETLHGRAVVARLGGDEFAIMVPGVAGETEATSVAAEIVRALERPFTIQGFSLSVSASIGLALSPAHGDAAAVLLQRADVAMYSAKLRRSGLEVYATERDQYSPRRLALVGDLGRAIEEGQLVVHYQPQAELATGRVVGVEALVRWFHPDHGLLPPDEFVPLAEQTGLIRPLTLFVLETALGQCATWREAGLPVNLAVNLSVRSLLDVSLPDDVARLLARVGVPPHVLTLEITESDIMGDPRRTTEVLAALHDLGVSVAIDDFGTGYSSLAYVKRLPVDEIKIDKSFVCNMANDDHDAAIVRSTVQLSHSLGLRVVAEGVEDRDSWNRLLAMGCDVAQGFYLSRPEAGPSLTQWLRTTNGVARPPVVRHLVPTPVLLDRPAASL; from the coding sequence ATGACCGACGCGCCGGCGCCGGCCGGCCCGGCCGGCGGCCGGCCCTGGCTGAGCGGGCCAGGGCAGGTCTGGCTGCTCACGCTCCTGCTGGCGGCCGCGGCCGTCGCCCTCCTCACCGGCCTGAAGGGCGGGCCGGTGTGGGAGGGCCTGTGGCTGCCCTGGTGGGCGCTGCTCGTCATGTTCGTCGGGGCGGAGGTGTTCGTCGTCCACCTCCCGTTCCGGCGCGACTCGCAGTCGGTGTCGCTGAGCGAGGTGCCGCTCGTCCTCGGGCTCATGTCGGTCGCCCCGGTGACCCTCGTGCTCGTGCGCGTGCTCGGCGCCTTCCTGGCCCTCGTCGTCCACCGCCGCCAGGTCGGCCTGAAGCTCGCGTTCAACATCAGCCACTTCGCCTTCGAGGCGTGCCTGGCCACGATCATCTTCCGGTCCCTGATCGGCGGCGGCGACCTGTCCTCGTCGAGGACCTGGATCGCGGCGTTCGCCGCCACCCTGGTGACCGACCTGTCCTCCGCCGTCGTCGTCACCGCCGCCATCAGCCTCTACGAGCAGCAGTTCGACGGCGGGCGCACGTGGCCGGTGCTGGTCGTGGGCGGCGTGGCCGCAGCGACGAACACGTCGATCGCCCTGCTCGGGATCATCGTCCTGCGCTACGACCCCCGCGGGATGCTGCTCCTCGCCGTCGTCGCCGCCACGGTGTTCTGCGCCTACCGGGCCTACACGTCGCTCAGCCAGAGCTACAACCGGCTGGAGCAGCTCTACGGGTTCACGCGCGCCGTCGGCAGCTCGATCCAGGCCGACGCCGTCGTCGAGGCCATGCTGGCCGAGGCCAGGGGGCTCCTCCGCGCCGAGCTCGCCCAGGTCGTCCTGTTCCCGACCCACGACGAGCCCGGCATCAGCATCGTGCTCGGCACCGACGGCACGGCGGTCGTCGCCGACCGGCCGCCGGCCGGCACCGAGCCGGGGACCGGCGCATGGTGGGAGCAGGTCGTGGCCGGCGAGGGCGTGTGCCTGCGCCGGCCGGTGCGGGGCAGCGTCCGCCGGCAGCTCGGCGAGGCCGGGCTGAAGGACGCCATGGCCGCGCCGCTGCGGGGCGAGGTCGGCGTGATCGGCGTGATGCTCGTCGCCAACCGGCTGGGCGACGTCGAGACGTTCTCGGTCGACGACCTGAAGCTGCTCGAGACGCTGGCCAACCACGCCAGCGTGTCCCTCGAGAACGGCCGCCTGGTCGACCGCCTCCGCCACGAGGCCATCGAGAAGGAGCACCAGGCCCTCCACGACTGGCTCACCGGGCTGCCCAACCGGCGCCTGTTCCACCTCCGGGTCGACGAGGCGCTCTCGGCCGTCGACCGGGGCGTCGTGGCCGTGATGCTCATGGACCTCGACCGGTTCAAGGACATCAACGACACGCTCGGCCACCACATCGGCGACGTGCTGCTCGAGGAGGTGGCCGTCCGCCTCCAGGAGACGCTCCACGGGCGGGCCGTCGTGGCCCGGCTGGGCGGCGACGAGTTCGCCATCATGGTCCCCGGCGTCGCCGGGGAGACCGAGGCGACCTCGGTGGCCGCCGAGATCGTGCGGGCCCTGGAGCGGCCGTTCACCATCCAGGGCTTCTCGCTGTCGGTGAGCGCCAGCATCGGCCTCGCCCTGTCGCCGGCCCACGGCGACGCCGCCGCCGTCCTCCTCCAGCGGGCCGACGTCGCCATGTACAGCGCCAAGCTCCGGCGCAGCGGGCTCGAGGTGTACGCCACCGAGCGGGACCAGTACAGCCCCCGCCGCCTGGCCCTCGTCGGCGACCTCGGGCGGGCCATCGAGGAGGGCCAGCTGGTCGTCCACTACCAGCCCCAGGCCGAGCTGGCCACCGGCCGGGTGGTGGGCGTCGAGGCCCTCGTGCGGTGGTTCCACCCCGACCACGGGCTGCTCCCGCCGGACGAGTTCGTGCCGCTGGCCGAGCAGACCGGGCTCATCCGGCCGCTCACCCTGTTCGTGCTCGAGACCGCGCTCGGGCAGTGCGCGACGTGGCGGGAGGCCGGCCTGCCGGTGAACCTCGCCGTCAACCTGTCGGTGCGCAGCCTGCTCGACGTGTCCCTCCCCGACGACGTCGCCCGCCTGCTCGCCCGGGTGGGCGTCCCGCCCCACGTGCTGACGCTCGAGATCACCGAGAGCGACATCATGGGCGACCCCCGGCGCACGACCGAGGTGCTCGCCGCGCTCCACGACCTCGGGGTCAGCGTGGCCATCGACGACTTCGGCACCGGCTACTCGTCGCTCGCCTACGTGAAGCGCCTGCCCGTCGACGAGATCAAGATCGACAAGTCGTTCGTGTGCAACATGGCGAACGACGACCACGACGCCGCCATCGTGCGGTCCACGGTCCAGCTCAGCCACAGCCTCGGGTTGCGGGTCGTGGCCGAGGGCGTCGAGGACCGCGACTCGTGGAACCGGCTCCTGGCGATGGGCTGCGACGTCGCCCAGGGCTTCTACCTGAGCCGCCCGGAGGCCGGCCCCTCGCTCACCCAGTGGCTCAGGACCACGAACGGCGTCGCCCGCCCGCCCGTGGTGCGCCACCTCGTGCCGACCCCGGTGCTGCTCGACCGGCCGGCCGCGTCGCTCTGA
- a CDS encoding SpoIIE family protein phosphatase: protein MAEPSRFDAEAVLRVSEARYRSLVEASAAVVWTTDGDGRFVEVQWSWQAYTGQAWPDHAGLGWFEMVHPDDRALVSERWASAVADGTIHEVTARIWHRDTGLWRWCDVRAAPVRDADGRVAEWVGTLTDVHDRRLAEERAAESAARVDTLLRTAPIGLAFFDTRLRYVMLNDTLAAINGQPVEAHLGRRVSEVLPDLGPESERVLAQVAETGEPVLDLEVTGQTLATGGERRDWLVNYFPVRDDAGAVIGIGATVMDVTERKRAEQRLTEERQVVETLNWVGAMLSAELDLTRLVQAVTDAATLLTGAQLGAFFYNVVDNDGESYQLFTISGVPREAFEGFGMPRNTDIFRPTFTGEAVVRLDDVTADPRYGHMPPHHGMPEGHLPVRSYLAVPVVSRSGVVLGGLFFGHADAGVFDERDEQLAVGIAAQAAVGMDNAALYEAVRRAEQRQSLLARASGDLATSLDAEDVLTRLAALVVPALADVCEVDLLAQDGRLERSVRSNGGLPREVEQVFERRPVDVERDHPIAHVLRTGEPQLLRDVAPDLVDALAADDEHLAATRTLGVRQAIVVPLVARGQVIGVLSLMARSRDRRYDHADLELAEDLADRTAVALDNARLYREQREAALILQRSLLPATVTSPPGVQVAARYLPGGEGVEVGGDWYDLVALPSGRIAVAVGDVMGRGIPAAARMGQLRNGLRAYLLDERGPADALTRLEIFADPHRTFVTTICGVLDPVTRQLCIANAGHVPPLILVGGREPEYLDVPLSVPLGTVVGPPIEEGDVTLPPDTTLVLFTDGLVERRDQPVDEGMERLRHVAATAGGQPDLDAFVDALLAGMLGSGYNTDDVAVLAVWLP from the coding sequence ATGGCCGAGCCCAGCAGGTTCGACGCCGAGGCGGTGCTGCGCGTCAGCGAGGCGCGCTACCGCTCGCTCGTCGAAGCCAGCGCGGCCGTCGTCTGGACCACGGACGGTGACGGGCGCTTCGTCGAGGTCCAGTGGTCCTGGCAGGCGTACACGGGGCAGGCCTGGCCCGACCACGCCGGGCTCGGGTGGTTCGAGATGGTGCACCCCGACGACCGGGCACTCGTGTCCGAGCGGTGGGCGTCGGCCGTCGCCGACGGGACCATCCACGAGGTGACCGCCCGCATCTGGCACCGCGACACGGGGCTCTGGCGGTGGTGCGACGTGCGGGCGGCGCCCGTGCGCGACGCCGACGGCCGGGTGGCCGAGTGGGTGGGCACGCTCACCGACGTCCACGACCGTCGCCTGGCCGAGGAGCGGGCCGCCGAGTCCGCCGCCAGGGTCGACACCCTGCTGCGCACGGCGCCGATCGGGCTCGCCTTCTTCGACACCCGGCTGCGCTACGTCATGCTGAACGACACGCTGGCCGCCATCAACGGCCAGCCCGTCGAGGCCCACCTGGGCCGCCGGGTGAGCGAGGTCCTGCCCGACCTCGGCCCGGAGTCCGAGCGGGTCCTCGCCCAGGTGGCCGAGACCGGCGAGCCCGTGCTCGACCTCGAGGTCACCGGCCAGACCTTGGCGACCGGCGGCGAGCGCCGCGACTGGCTCGTCAACTACTTCCCGGTCCGCGACGACGCCGGCGCCGTCATCGGCATCGGCGCCACCGTCATGGACGTCACCGAGCGGAAGCGGGCCGAGCAGCGCCTCACCGAGGAGCGCCAGGTGGTCGAGACCCTCAACTGGGTCGGGGCCATGCTCTCGGCCGAGCTGGACCTGACCCGGCTGGTGCAGGCCGTCACCGACGCCGCCACCCTGCTGACCGGCGCCCAGTTGGGGGCGTTCTTCTACAACGTGGTCGACAACGACGGCGAGAGCTACCAGCTGTTCACGATCTCGGGCGTGCCCCGCGAGGCGTTCGAGGGCTTCGGGATGCCGAGGAACACCGACATCTTCCGGCCGACGTTCACCGGCGAGGCCGTCGTCCGCCTCGACGACGTCACCGCCGACCCCCGCTACGGCCACATGCCGCCCCACCACGGCATGCCGGAGGGGCACCTCCCGGTGCGGTCGTACCTCGCCGTCCCGGTCGTGTCCCGGAGCGGCGTGGTGCTCGGCGGCCTGTTCTTCGGCCACGCGGACGCCGGCGTGTTCGACGAGCGGGACGAGCAGCTGGCCGTCGGCATCGCCGCCCAGGCCGCCGTCGGCATGGACAACGCCGCCCTGTACGAGGCCGTGCGCCGGGCCGAGCAGCGCCAGTCGCTGCTGGCCAGGGCGAGCGGCGACCTGGCGACGTCGCTCGACGCCGAGGACGTGCTCACCCGCCTGGCCGCCCTCGTCGTGCCGGCGCTCGCCGACGTGTGCGAGGTCGACCTGCTCGCCCAGGACGGCCGGCTCGAGCGGTCGGTCCGGTCCAACGGCGGGCTGCCGCGGGAGGTCGAGCAGGTCTTCGAGCGGCGGCCGGTCGACGTCGAGCGCGACCACCCGATCGCCCACGTGCTGCGCACGGGCGAGCCCCAGCTCCTGCGCGACGTGGCCCCCGACCTGGTCGACGCGCTGGCCGCCGACGACGAGCACCTCGCCGCCACCCGGACGCTCGGCGTCCGCCAGGCCATCGTCGTGCCGCTCGTCGCCCGGGGCCAGGTGATCGGCGTGCTGTCGCTGATGGCCCGGTCCCGCGACCGGCGCTACGACCACGCCGACCTGGAGCTGGCCGAGGACCTCGCCGACCGCACCGCCGTCGCCCTCGACAACGCCCGGCTGTACCGGGAGCAGCGGGAGGCGGCCCTGATCCTCCAGCGGTCGCTGCTGCCGGCGACGGTGACGTCGCCGCCCGGCGTCCAGGTGGCGGCGCGGTACCTCCCCGGCGGCGAGGGGGTCGAGGTGGGCGGCGACTGGTACGACCTCGTCGCGCTGCCGAGCGGGCGCATCGCCGTCGCCGTCGGCGACGTGATGGGCCGCGGGATCCCGGCCGCGGCCCGGATGGGCCAGCTGCGCAACGGGCTCCGCGCCTACCTGCTCGACGAGCGGGGCCCGGCCGACGCCCTGACCCGGCTGGAGATCTTCGCCGACCCCCACCGCACGTTCGTCACCACGATCTGCGGCGTGCTCGACCCGGTCACCCGGCAGCTGTGCATCGCCAACGCCGGGCACGTGCCGCCGCTGATCCTCGTCGGCGGCCGCGAGCCCGAGTACCTCGACGTGCCGCTGTCGGTCCCGCTCGGCACCGTGGTCGGCCCGCCGATCGAGGAGGGCGACGTCACCCTCCCGCCCGACACCACGCTCGTGCTGTTCACCGACGGGCTGGTGGAGCGGCGCGACCAGCCGGTCGACGAGGGCATGGAGCGGCTCCGGCACGTCGCCGCCACGGCCGGCGGCCAGCCTGACCTCGACGCCTTCGTCGACGCGCTCCTCGCCGGCATGCTCGGCTCGGGCTACAACACCGACGACGTCGCCGTCCTCGCCGTCTGGCTGCCATAG
- a CDS encoding DUF5131 family protein, with the protein MADSAIEWTEATWNPTTGCDRTSPGCDHCLAPDTPVLMADMSWRPIGKVVPGDELVGFTESPGTGQNRVYERATVVRCWSTTADAVELLVPGRSLVASVDHRFLARARPYWRPAERLGLSSGLVDIGMPALTPDVDTEAYLSGYLAGAVAGDGTFRIDGSGRKGTRQSYLRVAVLTTDQPILDRMARAFAVLGCDGIHVRPFDAGRGSRFDRGARRAPMSKIETRRMSNLVAVREACLERDDPTWKAGYLAGLLDTDGCYSGNNLRFSQTKQNDVLERARRYIHDLGFASRREDFRSASGRSERLLGNIEEKLRFLSTVQPALTRKAADFYGRRFPGRHTVSVEGVRRVGRRDLVDIETSSGTFIAAGLATHNCYALTLARRLKAMGQPKYQVDGDPRTSGPGFGLTLHPDTLDLPRTWAQPRTVFVNSMSDLFHEGVPFPFVEQVFEVMASTPRHQYQVLTKRSKRLARLVPALPWPANVWMGVSVESDRYRFRVDHLREVPAAVRFLSCEPLLGDLGDLDLGGVHWVIAGGESGAGARPMDLAWVEALAGRCAAAGVPFFLKQLGTRLAAQLGARGKGHDLADLPPWLRIREYPAGRGPQRKAATRSSVSSIG; encoded by the coding sequence GTGGCGGACAGCGCGATCGAGTGGACGGAAGCGACCTGGAACCCGACCACCGGGTGCGATCGGACCTCGCCGGGGTGCGACCACTGCCTCGCTCCTGACACGCCGGTGCTGATGGCGGACATGAGCTGGCGGCCGATCGGCAAGGTGGTGCCCGGCGACGAGCTGGTCGGGTTCACGGAGTCCCCCGGGACGGGGCAGAACCGGGTCTACGAACGGGCGACCGTCGTGCGCTGCTGGTCCACGACGGCGGACGCCGTGGAGCTCCTGGTGCCGGGCCGTTCGCTCGTCGCCAGCGTCGACCATCGGTTCCTCGCCAGAGCTCGACCGTATTGGCGGCCGGCGGAGCGGCTGGGCCTGTCGAGCGGCCTCGTCGACATCGGCATGCCGGCGCTGACGCCCGACGTCGACACGGAGGCCTACCTGTCCGGGTACCTCGCCGGTGCCGTCGCCGGGGACGGCACGTTCCGCATCGACGGCTCGGGCAGGAAGGGCACCAGGCAGTCGTACCTGCGCGTCGCCGTCCTGACGACGGACCAGCCGATCCTCGACCGCATGGCGCGGGCGTTCGCCGTGCTCGGGTGCGACGGGATCCACGTGCGTCCGTTCGACGCCGGGCGGGGCAGCCGTTTCGACCGTGGCGCGAGGCGGGCGCCCATGTCGAAGATCGAGACGCGCCGGATGAGCAACCTCGTGGCCGTCAGGGAAGCCTGCCTCGAACGCGATGACCCCACGTGGAAGGCGGGCTACCTCGCTGGGCTGCTCGACACCGACGGGTGCTACAGCGGCAACAACCTCCGGTTCAGCCAGACGAAGCAGAACGACGTCCTCGAGCGGGCGCGGCGGTACATCCACGACCTCGGCTTCGCGTCGAGGCGGGAGGACTTCCGGAGCGCCTCGGGCAGGAGCGAGCGGCTTCTCGGCAACATCGAGGAGAAGCTCCGGTTCCTCTCGACCGTCCAGCCGGCGCTGACGCGCAAGGCCGCCGACTTCTACGGTCGTCGCTTCCCGGGGAGGCACACCGTGAGCGTGGAGGGCGTCCGCCGGGTCGGCCGGCGGGACCTCGTCGACATCGAGACCTCGTCGGGGACCTTCATCGCCGCGGGACTGGCGACCCACAACTGCTACGCCCTCACCCTGGCCCGCCGGCTCAAGGCGATGGGGCAGCCGAAGTACCAGGTCGACGGGGACCCGCGCACGAGCGGGCCGGGGTTCGGGCTCACGCTCCACCCCGACACGCTCGACCTGCCCCGCACGTGGGCGCAGCCGAGGACCGTGTTCGTGAACAGCATGAGCGACCTGTTCCACGAGGGCGTGCCGTTCCCGTTCGTGGAGCAGGTGTTCGAGGTGATGGCGTCGACCCCCCGGCACCAGTACCAGGTGCTGACCAAGCGGTCGAAGCGCCTCGCCCGGCTGGTGCCCGCCCTGCCCTGGCCGGCGAACGTGTGGATGGGGGTCAGCGTCGAGAGCGACCGGTACCGGTTCCGGGTCGACCACCTGCGCGAGGTGCCGGCGGCCGTGCGGTTCCTCTCGTGCGAGCCGCTGCTCGGCGACCTCGGCGACCTCGACCTCGGGGGCGTGCACTGGGTGATCGCCGGCGGCGAGTCGGGCGCCGGGGCCCGGCCCATGGACCTCGCCTGGGTCGAGGCGCTGGCCGGGCGGTGCGCGGCTGCCGGGGTGCCGTTCTTCCTCAAGCAGCTCGGGACCCGGCTGGCGGCGCAGCTGGGGGCGAGGGGGAAGGGGCACGACCTCGCCGACCTGCCGCCCTGGCTGCGCATCCGGGAGTACCCGGCCGGGCGGGGCCCTCAGCGGAAGGCGGCGACCCGCTCCTCGGTGTCGTCGATCGGGTAG
- a CDS encoding enoyl-CoA hydratase/isomerase family protein — translation MTAAEAVRVEVDAPVATVTLSRPEALNAITPGMLDELGEALTALAGDDGVAVVVLTGAGRAFSAGVDLKALGGRSLEGGMVGDVLDGPARRVTGLLSTMRPVTIAKVNGHCYTGALELALACDLVVAAEEARLGDTHAKWGLRPTWGMSARLPAAVGPARARELSYTARTFTGAEAAAWGLAVAAHPLADLDAAVADLAARIAANSRGSLAAYKDLYRAGEGATTAEALAYEASAAYPIDDTEERVAAFR, via the coding sequence CTGACCGCCGCCGAGGCGGTTCGCGTCGAGGTCGACGCACCGGTCGCCACCGTCACGCTCTCCCGGCCGGAGGCGCTCAACGCCATCACGCCGGGGATGCTCGACGAGCTGGGCGAGGCGCTCACCGCCCTGGCGGGTGACGACGGGGTCGCCGTCGTCGTCCTCACCGGCGCGGGGCGGGCGTTCAGCGCGGGCGTCGACCTGAAGGCCCTGGGCGGGCGGTCGCTCGAGGGCGGCATGGTCGGCGACGTCCTCGACGGCCCGGCCCGGCGGGTCACCGGGCTGCTGTCGACGATGCGGCCGGTGACGATCGCCAAGGTCAACGGCCACTGCTACACGGGCGCGCTCGAGCTGGCGCTGGCCTGCGACCTCGTCGTCGCCGCCGAGGAGGCCCGCCTCGGGGACACCCACGCCAAGTGGGGGCTGCGGCCGACGTGGGGCATGAGCGCCCGCCTGCCCGCCGCCGTCGGCCCGGCCAGGGCGAGGGAGCTCAGCTACACGGCCCGCACGTTCACCGGCGCCGAGGCGGCCGCCTGGGGCCTGGCCGTCGCCGCCCACCCGCTGGCCGACCTCGACGCCGCCGTCGCCGACCTGGCCGCCCGCATCGCGGCCAACAGCCGGGGCTCGCTCGCCGCCTACAAGGACCTGTACCGCGCCGGCGAGGGCGCCACCACGGCGGAGGCGCTGGCCTACGAGGCGTCGGCCGCCTACCCGATCGACGACACCGAGGAGCGGGTCGCCGCCTTCCGCTGA